The Methanosarcina barkeri str. Wiesmoor DNA segment CTGTATCGGAATTAAACACTCTTATGTTATATGGGCCTGTTGAATATACATATTTGTCAGTTATCATGGACGACGCAACCGGAAGTTCGGGATATGGGAGTTCTTTTAAGACTTCTCCGGTGCTTGCATTTAACAGGAAAGATTTGCCGGTATTAACGAGCATTTTATCATTTTTTACTTCAATAATATCCGCCCACTCACCAGCATTTGTTTTCCAAACCTCTTCGCCAGACTCAACGGACAACGCGAGAATAGTTCCATTATTCTCAATATAAATCAGGTCTTTGTAAAGGAAGGGGCTGTAAGAGTATGTGCTTAAGTTTGGGTATCTCCATATCTCTTTTCCTGTATTTGCATCCAGGGAAACTAAACCCTCTTCTACTTCAGGCTCATCAGTCTCTGGTTCTGGCTCATCAGGATCTATTTCGACGGGTTCGGTATAGATGGAATGAATGGCAGAATATCTGGACACAAAAGTATTTCCATTCATCAGAGGACCTGACATTTGGTAATAATTGCTTCCACCAGTTTCAAAGGATGTAATATTGAATTCGTATTTCCATTTCAAAATGCCAGTTTCAGTATCAATAGCAGCCACATACCTGTCGTAAGGCGTGCTGACAAATAATGTATCTCCAAAAATGAGGGGATTATCCCACTCGATATCAGAATACTCCTTACTCCATAACGGTTTACCGGTCTTTGCATCCAGTGCCTCAACTTTTGAAGAGTGCAACGCAAACAGAACTCCATTCTTATACGCCAGACTGGCACTCCATTCCTTACTCCATAGTGTTTCACCTGTTTCTGCATCAACTGCTATAAGACCCTCCTCAAGATCTCCACTAAGGTAGAGAACCCCGTCCTTAACAAGTGTTTTCACAGCTGGCTTCTCACAAACATATTTCCAGGGCAATTTATAAGTCCAGGCAACTTTTAAAGGTGGCTCAAGTGTTACAGGTTCAGCTTCGCTTAGATGGAATGAAACGTCATAAAACTCAAAGTCATCGTAGTTACTGCCATTAGCATCACTTCCGGCACTGATTTTCAGGGTATTGTTTCCTAGATTGAAAAGAGAGGGATGAACCGGAATTGTAATATTCACTGCAACAGAATCCGGAGTTTCTGCCGGAACATAGTCATTAAGGGAACCTATTTCTATCTCATTGAGATAGACTTTATCTGAAAATTCATCCGTCGGGCCAGGAACAATACTTCTGACCGTCAATGTGAGTTTTGCACTTTCGATATTCACTGAAGGGTCCAGGGCAAAATTTGCTGTGTAAACCAGTCCTTCAGGATCGTCTGGATTCAATTCTTCTTTAAAATCGTCACCAAAATGATGGTGTCCGGTATCGAGAACGATTTCAGCCGCCGAAACATTTGAAATGGAAGCAGCTAAAGCTAGAATAGAAGCAAACAATAACAGTACTATGCACAACAATCTTTTCATTATGCTTCTCCGAATTATGTACTCTTTTTATTCATCCAGTAAACTCCAAAGATCTCAATTCTCCTCAAGGATGCTTCATCTTCCTGATCCCATACCTAAGAAAAGCAATGCCGATTAAAAAGATTACAAACATAAACAAGAAGACAAAAGCAGACATGAATCCGAATACAAACTCTACGGTATAAGGTTCTAAGGCTTTAAGAGATAGAAAAATAACCCCTGTTAGAGCTATTAGCCAGGAACCAAAGACAAGGGCCCTGTTTTTTACTTTGATCAGAAGTATGACCAGTAGAATTAACATTGCAGCAATGGCAATTTGAGGAAAATAATATAATGCAGAACTCTCCAGGCCCTTTGTAACGAACATACCTTCTTCCCCATGCTCAAATGCATACAGCGTCCCCTCTGATGAAATCAGGTATAATTTGCCTTTGTGAAGTATGGGCTTCGACACATCATATCCTTTTATTTTGCTGCTGCTCCATATGAGTTCTCCGGTACTGGAATTAAAAACATGTATATTGTTCCGGTCCGTGGAATATACGAATTTATCGCTGATAACAGCTGAGGAAAAACTTACTTTTGAACCGGGATACTCATTCAAGATTTTGCCAGTTTCTGCCTGTAAGATGCCAGGACTTGAAAAATCAACAAATAATTTGCCATTTATTGCTTCAACAACATTTGACCATTTGCCGTTGTTTGTTTTCCAGACTTCTTCTCCGGATTCAACAGACAATGCGAGAATATTTCTCTCGCTCAGAGTAGTATAAACCAGGTCTCTGTAAAGGAAAGGTTCGAAATATAAAACCTCGGCTGGATATACATATTCCCAGATCACCTTTCCCGTATGCGCGTTGAGCGCAATTAAACCCTCTTTTACTATGGGTTTTTCCAGTTCCGGCTCTAACTCTGGATCTTCAGGTATTGCGATGGGTTCAGTATAGATGGAATGAGATGCATAGTATCTGAATACCACGAAATTTCCATTCACCACA contains these protein-coding regions:
- a CDS encoding PQQ-like beta-propeller repeat protein; amino-acid sequence: MKRLLCIVLLLFASILALAASISNVSAAEIVLDTGHHHFGDDFKEELNPDDPEGLVYTANFALDPSVNIESAKLTLTVRSIVPGPTDEFSDKVYLNEIEIGSLNDYVPAETPDSVAVNITIPVHPSLFNLGNNTLKISAGSDANGSNYDDFEFYDVSFHLSEAEPVTLEPPLKVAWTYKLPWKYVCEKPAVKTLVKDGVLYLSGDLEEGLIAVDAETGETLWSKEWSASLAYKNGVLFALHSSKVEALDAKTGKPLWSKEYSDIEWDNPLIFGDTLFVSTPYDRYVAAIDTETGILKWKYEFNITSFETGGSNYYQMSGPLMNGNTFVSRYSAIHSIYTEPVEIDPDEPEPETDEPEVEEGLVSLDANTGKEIWRYPNLSTYSYSPFLYKDLIYIENNGTILALSVESGEEVWKTNAGEWADIIEVKNDKMLVNTGKSFLLNASTGEVLKELPYPELPVASSMITDKYVYSTGPYNIRVFNSDTGKPVWASSRIRGTSVSDPTVYKDKLYLVSTEGILYSFEHGEEGLLFTRGLESSATFYFPPIAIVGMILLLALLLRNRSNKSLVLGSWLIALSGVLLLSLKAIDPYTCAWSLLGFLSIMIFFFFVPLALLVGIAFLVYGIRKKKAWGK